The sequence TTCTTTCTCcgcctcctccagcagcaccagccaccTACAGCCCGAAGCCTCCGCCAGCAACTTTTTCCGGGCGGCGGTtcaacagctgcagcagctgcccgaGCGCTCGCCGGGGGACCGAGAGGACGGGGAAGCCGAGGGTGAGGCGGTGGAGAGGGAGAAGCGATCCGAAGAACCCCCTATTTCTCTGGATCTGACTTTCCACCTCCTGCGAGAAGTCTTGGAGATGGCCCGAGCCGAGCAGTTAGCGCAGCAAGCTCACAGCAACAGGAAACTGATGGAGATAATCGGGAAGTGAAACGGCCCCTCCCCGCCTTGCCAAAGAGATTCCGCAGTTAGCACAAGAATAATTACACCGTCCGATGTACCATAGTGCTGCTCTGATGtcatctctttatttttatatagcTTTAAACCTAGAAGGGCGTACTCCGAACAGCCTCTGTCCCTTGACTAGCATGCACAACCGTGTACCAAGTGCAGAAACACGAGTGTCGTTTGTAACCTCCCTTacctttatttatttctccattTCCCAGTTATTCTAGTGCCATCGCTACGTAGGGATGTGTGAGCATTGGAAGAAATGGTGCCAAGAAGACAGAAAACTTTTCTGTTGGGGGCAGGGAGTGGGAGGGGGAATCTCTGTAAGCTACTTTcaatccactttttttttcctgtaaacaTTTTCACAATAAATCATCTTTTCAGCGCTCGGTCGATTTGGTTGTGTAAGAGaatgtttaatatttatatttttaataaaagctgcAAAGTAAAGATGCCTTGATAGATTTTCTTGCCTAGACGCCTGGGGGCTGCTCCGCCTCCCTCAGCGCTAACCGGGGCGGGGGGACACCCGCGGCCGTGGACACCCAGAGCCGCGGGGAGCCCTGGATCTCCCCGGGGATGTTTTCCCCCCGGCCTGTATCCGCGGGCTCTCCCGCAGGCTCGCCCCGACGCCGCCGGCCCCGGACGGGGGCTGCTCCCGCCGCCGCGCTCGGCGCAGGCTGCTCCCGGGAAGGGGGCGTCGAGGGCCAAATCAGCCCCCCCGAGCTGGCGAATCCCACCTCTGCAGCCTCCCGAGGGagctccctggctcctgccgCTGTGTCCGGGACCGGGCAGCCTCCTCCCGCCGGGGAGCACCGATGGGAAAGCGGTGAGGCGCTCCCGCATCTCTTTTGCGTTTTCGCACCCTTCCCGCACCACAAAAGGGCAGGTTCCTCCCTGCTTCGGCTTCTCCCGTCCCGTCGGCCGTGCCCACCCTGGGTCCCTCCCAGGGACTTCTAGGGAGGCTGCAGTGGGTGTGGAGAAACTTCCcgggaggagctgggggaaaTCTCCAGGACGACTGGGAGAAAATAGTAAATCCCTCACCCCGAACCAAAtcccagggaaaagctgctccagcagccggAGGCGATGCGGTGGCGGTGCTGGGCGGCGCTCGTTCTGGGCTGTGCGAATTCCAAAGCTTTCGCACGGAGCTTGCCTGTGCATTCTGCAAAACTCTCTCAAgagttttccagggaaaacagaTACCAACGAGGGCTGGTAGAAACGGGTGCCCAGGACAGGGGCTGACCCCACACAGCCTGCTATGCTAACCAGTCTGCACTGCCAGCTCACCAGTCCTGctggggcacagcacagccttaTGGCCCCACACAGGCCCCTGCCAAAACAGCACAGTGAGGGCCTGGCTCGGGGATTTGGGAAAGATCCACACATAACCCTAGTGCAGAGCTTGACACCTGGTCCCCTATGGCACCAAGCACTCCCGGCAGCCTGCCAATCTCTTAAACACTGCTGAGTGTTGACACCTACTCCCAGTGACAAGAACCAGAGAGTGATGCCTTCAGTACAACTTGTAGAGCCTCTTTTAAGACACaaatttgatttcatttgaTGGCTCAACATCTACAATGCACACGGAATAGGAAAGTCAGCATCTGCCTTTTCTACAGCACAGCTTCAAATTAAACCTTGAGTGAATACCTGTGACCACCTTATCGCACCCTGGTTTAATGTAAGAACATGTCCCCTTTTGTACACACACCGACAGCAGAGAAGACATGGACAGAGGGAACGGCTGGAAAGACTGGGCAGCACTTCAGCAACTGCCCCACATACTCAAAGCTGTGTGGGGGTCTTGGCCAGTGTTTTTTGGTAAGTGTCTCTTCCTCAGTCCTGCCACTCGGAATCTTCCTTACAAATAATGTGTTTCTGCAAGCGTCATCTGTTGTGGTTTAGTAGGAAGAGCaagtgaaaaggaagaaatggcagcttccttcttccctcccaTGTTCAGCCTCTGCAGCCTGGGACGCACCAGTACTGTAAGACACAACCCCAACTTGGGGATGCCAAGGACATAAGAGTGTCACTGAAGCCACCAGCACTGACAAGAGGGGACGTAGGAGAATCCTGAAGAGAAACACTGTTCTGGCAAAGGATGCTACTAGAGAATATCACACCAGCATTTTAGCTAAGAACATTGGTGAAGTGTTTACACCTACATGGGGATGTGCCATCAAGTGAGTTACAAAACACTAGCAGTGCTCAGACTAAAGCTGTAGTGATGCCTCTTCCCCCATGGAAGCAAAAACTTATTGGAAAACACTCTGACTACAACACATAAAATAATCTGTCCCTAtgctcccctctctctccctgtcaaTTCAAGGGTATGGTGTGGAGGTCAG comes from Lonchura striata isolate bLonStr1 chromosome 1, bLonStr1.mat, whole genome shotgun sequence and encodes:
- the CRH gene encoding corticoliberin — encoded protein: MKIPLLVSTGILLVALLPCQECRALSKSPAPAPGALHQPDFFQQQQRQQQQQQQTLPVLLRMGEEYFLRLGNLHKRPVGSFSASSSSTSHLQPEASASNFFRAAVQQLQQLPERSPGDREDGEAEGEAVEREKRSEEPPISLDLTFHLLREVLEMARAEQLAQQAHSNRKLMEIIGK